A window of the Callospermophilus lateralis isolate mCalLat2 chromosome 7, mCalLat2.hap1, whole genome shotgun sequence genome harbors these coding sequences:
- the Paqr7 gene encoding membrane progestin receptor alpha, whose product MAMAVAQKFSHLLSSLWHIGQEPLQPEPVFTVDRAEVPPLFWKPYIYAGYRPLHQTWRFYFRTLFQQHNEAVNVWTHLLAALALLLRLAIFVGTVDLLGDPHALPLFIIVLASFTYLSFSALAHLLQAKSEFWHYSFFFLDYVGVAVYQFGSALAHFYYAIEPAWHAKVQAIFLPVAAFLAWLSCTGSCYNKYIQKPGLLGRTCQEVPSALAYALDISPVVHRILVSPHSDIDDPALLYHKCQVVFFLLAAAFFSTFVPERWFPGSCHVFGQGHQVFHVFLVLCTLAQLEAVTLDYEARRPIYEPLHTRCPHNFSALFLLTVGSSVLTAFLLSQLVRRKLNEKTK is encoded by the coding sequence ATGGCCATGGCGGTAGCCCAGAAGTTCAGCCACCTCCTGTCCAGCCTGTGGCACATCGGCCAGGAGCCTCTGCAGCCAGAGCCGGTCTTCACGGTGGACCGAGCGGAGGTGCCGCCCCTCTTCTGGAAGCCCTACATCTACGCTGGCTACCGGCCCCTGCACCAGACCTGGCGCTTTTACTTCCGCACACTGTTCCAGCAGCACAATGAGGCCGTGAACGTGTGGACCCACCTGCTGGCGGCCCTGGCGCTGCTCCTGCGGCTGGCCATCTTTGTGGGGACCGTGGACTTGCTGGGAGACCCGCACGCCCTGCCGCTCTTCATCATCGTCCTGGCCTCCTTCACCTACCTGTCCTTCAGCGCCCTGGCCCACCTCCTGCAGGCCAAGTCCGAGTTCTGGCATTACAGCTTCTTCTTCTTGGACTACGTGGGTGTGGCCGTGTACCAGTTTGGCAGTGCCCTGGCGCACTTCTACTACGCCATTGAGCCCGCCTGGCATGCCAAGGTGCAGGCCATCTTCCTGCCCGTGGCTGCCTTTCTGGCCTGGCTCTCCTGCACCGGCTCCTGCTACAACAAGTACATCCAGAAGCCAGGTCTGCTGGGCCGCACTTGCCAGGAGGTGCCCTCGGCCCTGGCCTATGCGTTGGACATCAGCCCGGTGGTGCACCGTATCTTGGTGTCCCCTCACTCTGACATAGACGACCCAGCTCTTCTCTACCACAAGTGCCAGGTGGTGTTTTTTCTGCTGGCTGCCGCTTTCTTTTCTACCTTCGTGCCTGAGCGCTGGTTCCCAGGCAGCTGCCATGTCTTTGGGCAGGGCCACCAGGTTTTCCATGTCTTCTTGGTGTTGTGCACCCTGGCTCAGCTGGAGGCAGTGACGCTGGACTATGAGGCCCGTCGACCCATCTATGAGCCTCTACACACACGCTGTCCCCACAACTTCTCCGCCCTCTTCTTGCTCACTGTGGGCAGCAGTGTCCTCACTGCGTTTCTTCTCAGCCAGCTGGTACGGCGAAAACTCAACGAGAAGACCAAGTGA